The following are from one region of the Mus caroli chromosome 13, CAROLI_EIJ_v1.1, whole genome shotgun sequence genome:
- the Smim32 gene encoding small integral membrane protein 32 codes for MYGDVFNATSGPEAAGSAALAPGATVKAEGALPLELATARGVRDGSATKPDLPTYLLLFFLLLLSVALVVLFIGCQLRHSAFAALPHDRSLRDARAPWKTRPV; via the coding sequence ATGTACGGCGACGTGTTCAACGCCACTAGCGGGCCGGAGGCGGCGGGAAGTGCCGCGCTGGCCCCCGGAGCCACGGTCAAGGCAGAGGGCGCTTTGCCGCTGGAGCTGGCCACCGCGCGTGGAGTTCGGGACGGCTCGGCCACCAAGCCAGACCTGCCCACCTACctgctgctcttcttcctcctgctgctgtcCGTGGCGCTCGTCGTCCTCTTTATCGGCTGCCAGCTGCGCCACTCGGCCTTTGCTGCGCTGCCCCACGATCGCTCGCTCCGCGACGCCCGTGCGCCCTGGAAGACGCGACCGGTATAG
- the Smad5 gene encoding mothers against decapentaplegic homolog 5, which translates to MTSMASLFSFTSPAVKRLLGWKQGDEEEKWAEKAVDALVKKLKKKKGAMEELEKALSSPGQPSKCVTIPRSLDGRLQVSHRKGLPHVIYCRVWRWPDLQSHHELKPLDICEFPFGSKQKEVCINPYHYKRVESPVLPPVLVPRHNEFNPQHSLLVQFRNLSHNEPHMPQNATFPDSFHQPNNAPFPLSPNSPYPPSPASSTYPNSPASSGPGSPFQLPADTPPPAYMPPDDQMAPDNSQPMDTSSNMIPQTMPSISSRDVQPVAYEEPKHWCSIVYYELNNRVGEAFHASSTSVLVDGFTDPSNNKSRFCLGLLSNVNRNSTIENTRRHIGKGVHLYYVGGEVYAECLSDSSIFVQSRNCNFHHGFHPTTVCKIPSSCSLKIFNNQEFAQLLAQSVNHGFEAVYELTKMCTIRMSFVKGWGAEYHRQDVTSTPCWIEIHLHGPLQWLDKVLTQMGSPLNPISSVS; encoded by the exons ATGACGTCAATGGCCAGCTTGTTTTCTTTCACTAGTCCAGCCGTGAAGCGATTGTTGGGCTGGAAACAAGGTGACGAGGAAGAGAAATGGGCAGAAAAGGCAGTGGATGCTTTAGTGAAaaagctgaagaagaagaagggtgctatggaggagctggagaaagccTTGAGcagcccaggacagccaagcaAGTGTGTCACGATCCCCAGGTCCTTGGATGGACGCCTGCAAGTTTCTCACAGGAAAGGCTTGCCCCATGTTATATATTGCCGTGTTTGGCGCTGGCCAGATTTGCAGAGCCATCACGAGCTAAAACCATTGGATATTTGTGAATTTCCTTTTGGATCTAAGCAAAAGGAAGTTTGTATCAATCCGTACCACTATAAGAGAGTGGAGAGTCCAG tcttaCCTCCAGTGTTAGTGCCTCGTCACAATGAATTCAATCCACAACACAGCCTTCTGGTTCAGTTCAGGAACCTGAGCCACAATGAACCGCACATGCCACAAAACGCCACGTTTCCCGATTCTTTCCACCAGCCCAACAACGCTCCTTTCCCCTTATCTCCTAACAGCCCCTATCCTCCTTCCCCTGCTAGCAGCACATATCCCAACTCCCCAGCAAGCTCTGGACCTGGAAGTCCATTTCAACTCCCAG ctgacacccctccccctgcctatATGCCACCTGATGATCAGATGGCTCCAGATAATTCCCAGCCTATGGATACAAGCAGTAACATGATTCCTCAGACCATGCCCAGCATATCCAGCAGAG ATGTTCAGCCTGTCGCCTATGAGGAGCCCAAACACTGGTGTTCGATTGTCTACTATGAATTAAACAATCGTGTTGGGGAAGCTTTTCATGCATCTTCTACTAGTGTGTTAGTAGATGGATTTACAGATCCTTCAAATAACAAAAGTAGATTCTGCCTGGGATTATTGTCAAATGTTAATCGTAATTCAACTATTGAAAACACTAGGCGGCATATTGGAAAAG GTGTTCATCTATACTACGTTGGTGGGGAGGTGTACGCCGAGTGTCTTAGTGACAGCAGCATCTTTGTTCAGAGTAGGAACTGCAACTTTCACCATGGCTTCCATCCCACCACCGTCTGTAAGATCCCCAGCAGCTGCAGCCTCAAGATTTTTAACAATCAGGAGTTTGCTCAGCTTCTGGCTCAGTCAGTCAACCACGGATTCGAGGCTGTGTATGAGCTCACCAAGATGTGTACCATTAGAATGAGCTTTGTCAAG GGTTGGGGAGCGGAGTACCACCGACAGGATGTCACCAGTACTCCGTGCTGGATTGAGATTCACCTCCACGGGCCTCTGCAGTGGCTGGATAAAGTCCTTACTCAGATGGGCTCTCCGCTGAACCCCATTTCTTCTGTTTCATAG